The following coding sequences lie in one Bacteroidota bacterium genomic window:
- the rpsO gene encoding 30S ribosomal protein S15 has product MSISKAQKAECIKKYGKSPNDSGTPEVQIAILTANINALSSHFDGHKKDNHSRVGLLRMVGKRRRLLDYLMEKNIERYRKIIQELDIRK; this is encoded by the coding sequence ATGTCAATTTCAAAGGCTCAGAAAGCAGAATGCATCAAAAAATACGGCAAATCTCCGAACGACTCCGGGACCCCCGAAGTACAGATTGCCATCCTCACTGCGAATATCAACGCATTGTCGTCGCATTTCGACGGACATAAAAAGGACAATCACTCGCGTGTCGGGCTGCTGAGAATGGTCGGAAAACGGCGCCGGTTGCTCGATTATCTGATGGAGAAAAATATCGAGCGGTACCGGAAGATCATTCAGGAACTCGACATCCGCAAGTAA
- the truB gene encoding tRNA pseudouridine(55) synthase TruB, protein MTLSRNEPVTMASDVTSLDFESGEILLVDKPKDWTSFDVVHRVRDLFNVRKVGHAGTLDPKATGLLILCTGRKTKDIDSFGGQEKEYEGTMQLGATTASLDSETPEENLKDFSRITEQQLREAFASFIGTQLQVPPMYSAVKYDGKPLYKLARKGRSREREPREVTVSDFTLVRTDLPLVFFRIVCSKGTYIRSVVDECGKKLGCGAYVKELRRTRIGGLSLQQALQIEELHQLSDRCASAKHVTV, encoded by the coding sequence ATGACCCTAAGCCGCAATGAGCCGGTCACGATGGCGTCGGATGTCACCTCGCTCGATTTCGAGAGCGGGGAGATCCTTCTCGTCGACAAGCCGAAAGATTGGACCTCCTTCGACGTGGTCCACCGGGTGAGGGATCTGTTCAACGTCCGCAAAGTCGGGCATGCGGGAACGCTTGACCCGAAGGCAACGGGGCTGTTGATCCTCTGCACCGGCAGGAAAACGAAGGACATCGATTCGTTCGGCGGCCAGGAAAAGGAGTACGAAGGGACAATGCAGCTCGGTGCGACAACAGCGAGCCTTGATTCAGAGACTCCCGAAGAGAACCTGAAGGATTTTTCCCGGATCACCGAACAGCAGCTGCGGGAGGCTTTCGCGTCCTTTATCGGAACCCAGCTTCAGGTTCCGCCGATGTACTCCGCGGTAAAGTATGACGGCAAACCGCTGTACAAGCTGGCCCGCAAGGGGCGCTCGCGTGAGAGGGAGCCGCGAGAGGTCACGGTCTCCGACTTTACATTGGTCCGGACAGATCTGCCGCTCGTGTTCTTTCGCATCGTCTGCTCAAAGGGAACGTATATCCGTTCGGTTGTCGACGAATGCGGAAAAAAATTAGGATGCGGAGCATACGTCAAAGAGTTGCGGCGCACACGGATCGGCGGTCTCTCGCTGCAGCAGGCGCTGCAGATCGAAGAATTGCATCAGCTCAGCGACCGTTGCGCGTCGGCGAAACATGTGACCGTATGA
- the ribF gene encoding riboflavin biosynthesis protein RibF yields MKIVRSLPELSHNKDSVISIGTFDGVHLAHQKIIREVIQRAQERSGRSVIITFDPHPKEVVGKQSGDNERGRVQLLTTNEEKLELIANLGVDVTFVVPFTYEFSRKPFREFYTEYIINGVGVSEVIEGYDHGFGKDREAGLAQLLALGREFGFSVVAEKQFFSNNELVSSSRIRSLLMEGEVGKANTLLGRRFGFSGTVVAGDGRGRTLGFPTANIDVQDPRKILPGKGVYAVKVHVDGMQHNALMSIGTLPTFYENHDAVCEVFIYEFAQNIYGRTITVECVQKIRGEKKFSSPEDLVKEMNNDKHVGKNILENVQ; encoded by the coding sequence ATGAAGATCGTCCGCTCCTTGCCGGAGCTCTCGCACAACAAAGATTCCGTCATTTCAATCGGTACGTTCGACGGAGTCCACCTAGCGCATCAGAAGATCATCCGCGAGGTGATCCAGAGAGCACAAGAACGGAGCGGACGGAGCGTCATCATCACCTTCGATCCGCATCCGAAGGAAGTTGTCGGGAAACAAAGCGGTGACAACGAGCGGGGGCGCGTTCAGCTGCTGACGACGAACGAAGAGAAGCTTGAGCTGATCGCGAACCTCGGGGTCGACGTGACCTTCGTCGTCCCGTTCACGTACGAATTTTCGCGGAAACCGTTCCGCGAGTTCTACACCGAGTATATCATCAACGGTGTCGGCGTCAGCGAGGTGATCGAAGGATACGACCACGGATTCGGCAAAGACCGTGAAGCGGGGCTGGCTCAACTCCTTGCCCTCGGGCGTGAATTCGGATTCTCCGTCGTGGCGGAAAAGCAATTTTTCTCAAACAACGAACTCGTGAGCAGTTCGCGCATTCGGTCGTTGCTGATGGAAGGGGAGGTCGGGAAAGCCAACACGCTGCTTGGCAGGCGGTTTGGATTTTCGGGGACCGTGGTGGCCGGGGACGGTCGCGGCAGGACGCTCGGTTTTCCGACGGCAAATATTGACGTGCAGGACCCGAGAAAGATCCTCCCCGGCAAGGGAGTGTATGCAGTGAAGGTCCATGTGGACGGCATGCAGCATAACGCTCTGATGAGCATCGGCACACTGCCGACGTTTTACGAAAATCACGACGCTGTCTGCGAGGTCTTCATTTATGAGTTTGCGCAAAATATTTACGGCCGGACAATAACCGTGGAATGCGTCCAAAAGATCAGAGGAGAGAAGAAGTTCTCGTCGCCGGAAGATCTGGTGAAGGAAATGAATAACGACAAGCATGTTGGAAAAAATATTCTTGAAAATGTCCAATAG